In Carya illinoinensis cultivar Pawnee chromosome 6, C.illinoinensisPawnee_v1, whole genome shotgun sequence, a single genomic region encodes these proteins:
- the LOC122312605 gene encoding uncharacterized protein LOC122312605, whose protein sequence is MDFVQHVWSVPAVGTGLVSLASKLKKIKVALCEWNKQVFGRTNVQIATLEKKLEQLNCSLQRDWNEDDERELVSSSIELSLGGVEKILGWLKWLSLSGKWKETVILNFSIVCLANKRNKRIQEMRTLDGVEFSSPEDNHLGVVNYFSGFLQNTNKSRELPDLSYLISPVIDEADCARICRTPSLDEVHEAFSSIPINSSLGPDGFGVGFFKSSLEVVKMDVLEAISDFFISKTLLRFYSTSFTVLFSKMDVP, encoded by the coding sequence ATGGATTTTGTTCAGCATGTTTGGTCTGTACCTGCTGTTGGTACGGGTCTAGTCAGTCTTGCTAGTAAACTTAAGAAGATTAAGGTGGCCCTTTGTGAATGGAACAAGCAAGTGTTTGGGAGGACCAATGTTCAGATTGCTACTCTTGAAAAGAAACTTGAGCAACTAAACTGTAGTCTACAAAGGGATTGGaatgaagatgatgaaagaGAGCTTGTATCTTCCTCTATTGAGTTGTCCCTTGGAGGCGTAGAGAAGATATTAGGTTGGCTCAAATGGCTAAGCTTAAGTGGAAAATGGAAGGAGACCGTAATACTAAATTTTTCCATTGTCTGTTTAGCTAACAAAAGGAATAAAAGAATTCAAGAGATGAGAACTTTGGATGGGGTTGAGTTTTCTTCTCCGGAAGACAATCATCTAGGTGTCGTGaattatttttctggttttcttCAAAATACCAACAAGTCAAGAGAGCTTCCGGACTTATCTTACTTAATCTCGCCGGTTATTGATGAAGCGGATTGTGCCCGTATCTGTCGAACTCCTTCTCTGGATGAAGTTCACGAGGCCTTTTCTTCTATTCCTATAAACAGTTCACTGGGGCCGGATGGTTTTGGTGTGGGTTTCTTTAAAAGCAGCTTGGAGGTGGTGAAGATGGATGTCTTGGAGGCTATCTCAGATTTTTTTATCTCTAAAACTCTTCTGAGGTTTTATTCAACTTCGTTTACTGTGCTCTTTTCGAAGATGGATGTGCCTTAG